In a single window of the Microbacterium sp. SL75 genome:
- a CDS encoding ATP-dependent Clp protease proteolytic subunit: MPEPLMATSVFDRLLKDRIIWLGSEVRDDNANEICAKILLLAAEDPQKDIYLYINSPGGSITAGMAIYDTMQFVPNDIVTVGIGMAASMGQLLLTSGTKGKRYITPNARVLLHQPHGGFGGTSSDIQTQAQLILDMKRRLAEITAAQTGKSVEQINADGDRDRWFTAQEALEYGFVDHMREHATDVTGGGGTAAV, encoded by the coding sequence ATGCCCGAACCCCTTATGGCAACGAGCGTCTTCGACAGACTGCTCAAGGACCGCATCATCTGGCTCGGTTCCGAGGTGCGCGACGACAACGCCAACGAGATCTGCGCCAAGATCCTGCTGCTTGCCGCAGAAGACCCGCAGAAGGACATCTACCTCTACATCAACTCGCCCGGTGGCTCGATCACGGCCGGTATGGCGATCTACGACACCATGCAGTTCGTGCCGAACGACATCGTCACCGTCGGTATCGGCATGGCGGCCTCGATGGGTCAGCTTCTGCTCACCAGCGGCACCAAGGGCAAGCGCTACATCACGCCCAACGCCCGCGTGCTGCTGCACCAGCCGCACGGCGGGTTCGGCGGGACGTCCAGCGACATCCAGACGCAGGCGCAGCTCATCCTCGACATGAAGCGTCGCCTCGCCGAGATCACCGCGGCGCAGACCGGCAAGAGCGTCGAGCAGATCAACGCCGACGGAGACCGCGACCGCTGGTTCACCGCCCAGGAAGCTCTCGAGTACGGCTTCGTCGACCACATGCGCGAGCACGCCACCGACG
- a CDS encoding tetratricopeptide repeat protein, which translates to MSDWQSRADAVWADEALSPEAVIERIDALAAERPADDAVALFERAGARDSAGVEDEAEQLYRRALELGLDDERRTRATIQLASTIRNLGKTAEALAMLKAEYEREPRGPLHDAAAAFYALALVSNAEPERAASVALQALAPHLPRYTRSVTGYAREIAEQPR; encoded by the coding sequence ATGAGCGACTGGCAGAGCCGAGCGGATGCCGTCTGGGCCGATGAGGCGCTCAGTCCCGAGGCCGTGATCGAACGCATCGACGCGCTGGCTGCCGAGCGGCCCGCGGATGACGCGGTCGCGCTGTTCGAGCGAGCCGGAGCGCGTGACTCCGCCGGCGTCGAGGACGAGGCCGAGCAGCTCTATCGTCGCGCCCTCGAGCTCGGACTCGACGACGAGCGCCGCACGCGCGCGACGATCCAGCTCGCGAGCACAATCCGTAATCTCGGCAAGACCGCGGAGGCACTCGCGATGCTCAAGGCCGAGTACGAGCGCGAGCCTCGCGGACCGCTGCACGATGCGGCCGCCGCCTTCTACGCGCTCGCTCTCGTGTCGAATGCAGAGCCCGAGCGGGCGGCATCCGTCGCTCTGCAGGCCCTCGCCCCGCACCTGCCGCGCTATACCCGCTCCGTGACCGGATACGCGCGAGAAATCGCCGAACAACCGCGCTGA